The genomic DNA GTGTCAAACCTTACCTTTGGGATTTAACATGTATTTTGCAGGGAACGTTTCATTCTTACCTTGATCTGATCACCTTAGAAACAGTTAACATCGACCTGAAATACCTTTCGCAATTCATGCTTAACCGGGCCGATGATTTATTGGAAGGCCTTCTCGATACGAAGGAACGTCCTGTGCTATCTAGGAATGAAATGGATGAACTTATCCGGCGAAGTGTTGACCAAGTAGATCAAATATCAGTGGAGAAAGCGATTGATCAACTGAAAGAAAAGACAAACAACGAAGATCTTAGGGTTACGATTGATGTTTTGGAGGAGGAAATGAAGCGAAAATCCCCCCGAATGCCTGTCATCAAAGGAATGTTGACAAACCTTGACAGTTACCCAGAAGCCATAGAATTGAAGAAAAAGATGGAGTTATATTATCATATAGATACTGAATAGACCAATAATTAGAAAATTGAAAGTCTATATCCATGAGGATAATGATTTCAAATATTTATGCCGTTATACTATATAACAAAAGCGACCTTTTAAATAATAGTTGGGTCGCTTGTATAGTATATCATTGTGCAGTTGTTCTTTGCGTTTAATTTTGGTTATTCTTAATCTCTTCCAACAGAGAAATAACTTTTTCGTTTTGTTTGATTATTGTTTGATTTTGTTTTCTCATTTTGGTGAAGTCAAATAAAAATACGATTAAGATGACTAATACAAAAATGTCTACCACGGTTTGTCCCCTCACTTCATCCACGTAAGTTTGAACATATCACTATTAACTATTCTACCAAAATGACAAAAAGTCTTGAAGAAAAAATGCTACACAAAAAGAACGTTTATTTTCGCGTTCTTTTTGTGTTAGTGAATTTTATTCGATTTTTTACATCGTTTTGTATTCCATTATATAATTCAGCACTTTTGTAAGCTCTTCTTTTACTTGAACGGGAATATGATGGGCAGGTTGTTTCCCAATAAACTGCGTTAATTTTTTTAGCTTTTTATAGCCTTCTGTTTCTTTTCCCATTGACAAAGCGTGGCTGGCATTACTTAGTCGAGCCTGCATAGATTGTCTAATACCTTTCGGGTCGATGTCTCCTGTTTCTATTATGTTCGTTAAGTGATCTAAGTTAGCCGGTTTCACCGTAACGGTCTTCGTTTTAATGGCCTCAACGTTACCTGCTTGATCCACTGCCCGGTATTCAATGTCGGTTGTGCCTTCGTTTGAAATAAGGAATGCTTCCGTATATGTTGTCCAGTCGGAATTGTCCCCGATACGGTACTCAATGTGATCAATACCTGATACATCATCCATAGCTGTCAATTCTACTTTTGCCTGGTGTAGGTAAGAACCATCAGGTAACGTTTTCCCTATAATCTTCGCGGCGGTTTCCGGCGTTAATAAATCAGTAACCAGTTGTCCGTTAATCCGGACATTGTCTAACATTAAGTTTTCCACATTTGAGATCGACGCTGGCTTATCAACATTATTCAATGTGGAATTGATGATTCGGATATTGCTAACCGGTGAGCGTTTGTAACCCTTTAGAAGCAGGGCGTATTCCCCACCATGACTTTGAAGATTTTTCACTTCAATATTCCGGACAACGGGCGTGTAATGACCGGCGTCCCCCTCTTCATAGAGGAAATTGACTTTAATAACAGCCTCATTCACACTCTTAACCACATTATCCTTCAAATAAATATTTTCAATGACACCGCCTCTCACCGAATTCGTTTTAATGCGGAGAGCTCTTTCAAGATTTGGGCTGTCCATAAGATTATTCCTTGCATAAATATTTCTGGCACCCCCGGTTATTTCACTTCCCATTACAACCGCACCGTGGCCATCTTTCATGTGATTGCCTTGAATGATGATATTTTCACTTGGGACATCAATCCGCCTACCGTCCGCATTCCGGCCCGACTTAATGGCAATATTGTCATCTCCGTTATTGAAGAAAGCGTCCTTAATCAGAACATCTTGACTCGATTCCGGGTCAATGCCGTCATTATTCGGTCCATGACCGATAATGCTAACATTGTCAATGGTTATATTTTCTGACAATACCGGGTGGATGTGCCACATTGGAGAATTGCGAATGGTTACGCCACGAACTAGAATATTATTGCTGTTATAAAACTGAATCATATTGGGCCTTAGATAGTGGCCTTTACCAAATACCCTTTGCTTTACGGGAACGCCATTCTCTGCCATTTCAAATAATCGATCTCTATCTTTCCCCTGACTAGGTTCACCTTCATCCCAACCATGCTCCTCCTGTCCTTTCCAGGGCCACCAATGATTGTTATCGCCTTGCCCGTCAAGGATCCCTTGACCGGTGATTGCTACATTTTTCACACCGTTTGTATAGATAAACGGGGAATAATTATATAGTTCTACACCTTCAAATCTCGTTTTAACGACGGGAAGATAGTCGTCAGGATTTTGACTAAACTTTATCGTGGCGTCTTTTGTGACATGTAAATTAACGTTACTCTTTAAGTGAATGGCGCCGGTTAGAAAGGTACCCTCTGGAACGATAACACGACCACCACCTGCATCATGCGCCGCTTGAATAGCTTTTTTAAATGCTTCCGTTGACTCTGTCTCTCCGTTTCCCACAGCACCATAGTCTGTAACGAGAAAGTCTTGATCAGGGAAGGTCGGAGACTCAATGCTATCTAAAATTTTCGGGACTTTCTCCCAACCTTGTGCTGTTTCAGCCTTTGTGCCATTTGGAAAGCCCCCAATGGCACCTAAAATAAAAGTCGACATCATGGCCAACAAAAAGAATTTTCGCATCTTTATCCTCCTTATCATTAACAAGAGTGTCTTTCAAGAATGTCAGGTCTATAGACACGATCCCCGTTCATTTCAATTTTAATCTCAGGAAATTGGTTTGTTCGGGTCAAAAAGTCGTTGTTTTCGGTGCCGACCAAAATGGTATCCTCGGATTTTACCCCTGTAATGCTGGGATTCCATGCAAAGGCTTGATGAGCACCGATTACTTCAGTTGATTGGCCATGTGCCCGATACTCTCTAGGAACATAACCTGTTAAACCTCCTTGATGATGCCATCTCCACTCATCTTTAAAGCCGAAATAATTGTATGCATAGGCCGCTTCATGAAATAAATCAGCAACTTTAACGCCCGGTCGACTGCCTGTAATGAACGTTGCATCAACATTGGTGACGGCACGGTGTTTTTGTTTAATGTTATCTGGAACCTTGCCAAAATGAACGAGGCGGGAAGCTGAGGCAATTAAACCATGGCGGCGGCCGCCAATAACAATTAAAGCATATTTTTGAATCATTTGACGCGTTGGTAACGGATGACGATAATAGAATACCCGTTCATCTGCCGCAATCAGATTAGTTACTGGTTCGATTGATGATTGGATACAAAGGCTTGCAAGCTTAGCAGCCACTTCAAACTCTGCATCTCCTCTCTTTACATCCTCACATACCCTTTCAATAATCGTTCCGACATCTTTGCCCAAAGCTTTGTACCTTTCCTGTTCTTCAGCTGTCAAAGGCTGTCTTAAACGCGCTATGTCCGAAAGAACTGAACTTTCAAGAACCGGATTCTTGAATTGAAAAGCATCAAAAAGTTGTTGCTCACCCTGCGGATCAAACCAGTTATAGGTTTGAATGTCGCATGGCCACGGTATCTCTTCTTCAATGAGTCTTTGGGATTCAATGTTATTCGTCACTAAGGTTGTGTTATCTAAGGTTATAATAAATTTTGCACAAGCTTGGTCACTGGCTATCCCAATATGTCCCCGGCCACCCGTTAGCCAGGAAAAACTCGCTTGACTCGTTAGGGTTAAAGCATCATAATCGCTTGTTTCCAACCATGAACGTAGTCTGCCGATTTTAAAGTCCGTTTCGCTTGTCAAAGGGACTCACTCCTCAACGTCTTTTTGTAAATTCTAACGTTAATTAACGATTAGATCGGGAAGAAACATAACCATTTGTGGCACAAAAGTAACAATAAGCAATACGATAATCATGGTTATATAGAATGGCATGAGCGATTTAAACAATTTTTCAATCTGAAGTTTCCCGATTGCGCTCCCGACAAATAATGCCGATCCAACAGGTGGTGTAATTAATCCAATGGATAGATTAAGCATTAGTAGAACACCGAAATGGACGGGATCCATTCCCAGACTTGTAACTACAGGTAATAAAATAGGTGTGGCAATCAATATTAATGGGGCCATATCCATGATCATCCCGAGCATGAGTAAGATGATATTAATCAATAATAGAATCACGATTGGATTGTCCGAGAAGCTCACCAATCCTTCTGTAATTTGAGCCGGAACGCGTAAGTATGCCAATAACCATCCAAAAGGAGACGAAGCCGCAATTAGAAATAGAACCATTGAAAGTGTTTTCACACTTCTGAATAAAATAACTTTAACATGTGACAGCGGGACGTCTCGATACACAAAAAATGTTATGATAAAGGCATACACGGCTGCTATCGCGGCGGATTCCGTTGCCGTGAATACACCACTTACAATGCCGCCAATAATGATGATCGGTGTTAGTAATCCCATAAGACCTTCAGAAACAATCCTCGGAACCTCTTTAGCTGGTACCCGTTCCTCTTTTGGGTAATTTCTTTTTACAGCAATGATATAAGTAGTTATCATCAATGCTAAGCCTAGGATAATTCCTGGTAATAGTCCGCCTATAAAGAGCGAACCAATGGATACACCCCCGGCTGCCATTGAATAAATAATCATATTATGGCTTGGCGGGATAATCACGCCCTGGGCTGCACTGGAAACTGTGACACTGACCGAATAATCCGTGTCATATCCCTTCTTTTTCATCATTGGAATCATAACAGAGCCAACCGACGACGTGTCAGCAACAGAAGAACCGGAAATCCCGCCGAAGAATGTACTGGTTAAAACGTTAACCATAGCCAGGCCACCGCGAATTTTACCGATAATCAAGTTGGAAAAGTTGATCAGCCGTCGGGAAATGCCACCTTCATTCATGATCTCACCGGCTAGAATAAAGAACGGTATTGCGATAAGGGAGAAAGCGTTTAACCCACCCACCATACGTTGCATTAAAGCGGCAACGTCAATATCTAGATAGAGACCTGTTGCCAACGAAGAAACAATTAAAGCTAAAGCGATGGGTACTCTAATCATAATAAGTAGAATAAAACATCCTATTAGTATACTGATGCCCATTTAACTGTCACCCGCTTTACGCATTTTTAAAACTATCAATTGTTTGACTAAAAGTATTAAGCCATAGAGAATCATAAGCACACCGGCTGTGGGAATCGATGCATACAAATAACTTGATGGCAATTTCGTAGCCGACATGGTTGAATTCCCCATGAGTGCCGTAAATCTTAACCCCTCTGAAACGAATAAAGTGCCAACGCCGATAATGAGTAAATCAATCAAAATATCGCAAAATAAACGAAAAATAGGATTCATTTTGTTATAAACGACTTCAACACTGATATGCAGATGATCCCGAAATCCGATCGACATACCGATAAATCCAAACCACACCATTAAAAGTAACGTTGTTTCACTTGACCAATAAGGGGTATGATTGAAAATAAAGCGCATAAATACTTGATATGAAATAATCATTGTCATCGCTGCTAATAAAATCATCGCGAAAACATCCACTAGTCGATTCAGCCAATGATAAACTTTTAAAAATAGGTTCATCATATCATTCTCCTCAAAACTTATGGTAGGGGGAGCAGAGAATCACTCCCCCACCCGGTTTTTATTTTACATTTTCGATTTTCTCGATCATGTCACCGAATTGATCGCCGTATTTGTCGTAAACCGACTGAACTGCCTCACGCCAAGCAGAAGTATCATCAATTTTAATCATTTCGTTACCGTTGGCTTTAATTTTTTTTAGTGACGCTTCGACAAGCTTTTTCCACTCTTTTCGTTGAAGCTTTACAGACTCTTTTGCGGCTTCCTGAATCAATTGTTGATCTTTATCACTCAATTTGTCCCAAAGTTTACTTGAGGCAATAACAATTTCAGGGACAGATGAGTGTTTATTTATGGTATAATATTTCGCCACTTCATAGTGCCCCGTGGTAAAGTAACTAGGAATATTATTTTCCGCACCATCAATCACACCTGTTTGAATTCCTGAGTAAACCTCTTCAAAAGCCATAGGTGTAGCTGATGCACCTAATGCTTCTACCATATCGATGGCCATCTCTGATTGCTGAACTCTTATCTTAAGGCCCTTAAGATCCTCAGGTTTTTTGACAGGGTGTTGCGAGTTGTAGAAACTTCTGGCACCAGAATCGTAATAAGCAAGCCCGATCATGTTCGAAGACTTTAATGAATTCAGCAGCTCTTGCCCGATATCCCCATTAAACACCTTCCATTTATGCTCTTCGGACCGGAATAAGAATGGCATTGATAAAACACCAATGGAATCGGAGAACTCGGTTAACGGTGTCGCGTTCACTCGGGCTAAGTCAATAGTACCCAATTGTACTTGTTCAATGACACTTTTCTCATCGCCTAGCTGGCCGCCGGCATACACTTTAATCTTAATTCTGCCGTCTGTTTTTTCTTTAACAAGGCGAGCAAATTCCTTGGCGCCTAGTGTTGTTGGATAATCCTCCGGTTGGTTTTCAGCAAGTTTTAAGACCATTTGTTCTTTTCCATTATTCTTACTGTTACTTGCCTTTGATGAACTTTGACTACACGCGATTAAACTCATGGCCAATAGTATCAACAATCCGAAAATTGATAATTTTTTCATGCTAATGGCTCCCCTTTATTTCAACCATTTGTGTTCTGGATCATCAAAGGGGCGTAATGCACGTTGGGATTCCCCGCCCAGGAACCAAAGATAATAGACTTGATAGCCTCCCGCTGCTGCGACGGGATGATACCCCCTGTCGATCGCAAAACTGTCTCCGTGACGAACGGTATACGCATCATCAATGTCACCATCATCTGTATAATGAAGTTGGACACCAAACCCTTGTTCAGGATTGATTTGATAGTGATAGACTTCTTCCAACTTCACTTCTTCGGGATATTGATCTCTGTCATGTTTGTGCGGCGGGTAACTGGACCATTTGCCGGGGTGATTATAGGTTTCACCGAGTATGATTCGCTGCACCCGGTGTTCAGCATTGTCAGGGATAATATCATGAACTTCTCTTGTCCAGTTATCTTTCCCCCGATGATTAATAACAATATCCTCAGGTGTTACCACAAACGGTTCAAATTGATCTTCTGCCTTTGCTTTGCAAACGGCGATCTGAACATCCGCTTCCGCTTCAACCGCATAATCAGCTTGACATGGAAGATATACGGCTGTCGCTTTCCCTTCAAATACACCGTTACGTTGCCCTAGGTTATGCCACTGATGGTCTTGACAAGTCACCGATGCTTTACCAGACAGAATCACCAGAACAGTTTCATATTCTTCTGTAAATCCCTCATAGTCTTTTCCTTTTTCTAAGGCAATTTTCCCAAGTGCTAAATAGTTAAGACGCTCAAAGTCGCTGCTAATGATATCTTGATAACCGTTAAACCCTTCTTGACTCGACTTAAAAAATACGGATGGATTTGTTTGTAACAACAGAATAACCTCCTCTGATTTGATAACGCTTACAACAAAAGCATCATCTTCTCATTCATTGTGGATTAAGAAACTGATGAATCGCCTTCACCATGCCATTTTCTAAAATGGATTGGACGTATTCACTAACTGCCCTTGGCAGGCCATCAATGGTTGTAAGATTCATGTCCCATAGCTCTTCATTGGCTAGGACAGCATTGACGACATCGCTAATATCTTTGGTTCCGAACTGATAATCCTGCCACACCTCCTTAAAGAAGTTAAGCGTACTGGCATTATCGCGAATGGTGTAGCTTGCACCGTCATCTCGCCTTCCTATTAAATGATGATCTTCTATTTGATTTGAACGGTATAGCGTTATGATTGAAGCTAAAGAAAAACAAATCGTTTTCGGCAGTTGATTGTGGTCTTGTATCCAAGTCTGAATCGTTGGCAACAGTCGAGTTTTATATTTTGAAACACCATGTAAGCCAATGTCCAATAAGTAGTGTCTATTATAAGGATTATGAAACCGCTGAACGGTAGCATCAGCGAATGCATATTTTTCATGGTCATTCATATTTAAAACAGGCAATATGTTCTCATAAATCCCGGCTTTGATAAATGCATTTAGATTGGTGTCCTCCATGGCCTCAAGAACGGTGTCCTTTCCGGCTTGATAGGCAGCAGCATACATGAGGGTATGTGCGCCATTCAGTATCCGAACTTTCAAATGACGAAACGGTGTGACATCTGCCCAATGAACATTAAGCCCGGCTTTCTGAAACGGCAGTGACTGAGCAATGCGGTCATTGGCTTCGATAGCGAATAAATGGTAGGGTTCTCCGACTGTTAACAAAGCATCATGATAACCCATGTCCTTTTCCATTTGATCGGCTTCGTCCTTGGGATAACCCGGAACAATGCGATCAACTAAGGTGTGACAAAAATCATTACAAGTCTCCAACCAATCTATGAACTCAGCAGGCAGCTCCCAATCATTGGAGTATTTCAACACAGCTTGTTTTAAAATGGTTGCATTGTCATTAACAAGTTCACACGGAATGATGGTTAATCCTGCATCCCGTGCTCCATCAGTTACTTGATATCTGTGATACAAAAAGGCGGTTAGTTTTCCGGGGTAAGAGAGCGGTGCTTCTCCTTTTGTAAAAGGTTCCTTTGTATACTGTAATCCGGCTTCAGTTGTGTTAGAGAACACAAACTGTATGCTAGGGTTCTCAGCGAGATCAAGGACCTCCTCCCAATGGTTATAAGGATTAATTCCCCGACTGATAGCGGATATAATTTCTCTTCGAAAAACTTCTTTATGATCTTCCACACCTCTTAAAACTAGGGTATAAAGACCATTCTGTTGATTAAGCTTGGGAACGACTTTTCCATGAGGTGTGGGTTGAATCGCTGCAATTCGACCTTGAAATAACCCCTGTTTATTGAGTTCATGAATCATCCAATCAATAAACCCTCTTAGAAAATTCCCTTCCCCAAATTGCACAATTTTTTCAGGATAAGCCTCCAAGAACGTGTCATGATGTTCTGCGACTTGCTTATTGAGTTGCTGCAACAGTGATCACCTCCACGCAATATAATAAGACTTACAATGTCACGCCATCTTTGAAAATAGCTATTTCCTTGAAACCGTTTTGTTCATTTTTGGTCAAGCTTTTCCCTGAGGCAACATCGACGATATAGTCAAAAAATTGCCGTTTGATCGTTTCCATCTCTATATCTTCCGCTAAGGGACCTGCATTAAAATCAATCCAATTCTTCTTCTTCTCGTACAGTTGGTTATTTGTGGACATTTTCACTGTTGGAACAGGACCGCCGTAGGGCGTCCCTCTCCCCGTCGTAAACAACACAATATGAGCACCCGCTGCTGCCAAAGTTGAAACAGAAACCAAATCGTTACCTGGTCCTTGGACAATGTTCAAACCATTTTTTGATACACGACTGCCATAAGGAATGATATCTTCTACCTTCGCGAAACCACCCTTCTGCACACACCCCAATGATTTTTCTTCTAATGTGGTGATGCCACCGTCTTTGTTACCAGGCGATGGATTCTCATAGACCTCTTGATCATGTTTGATAAAGTATTCTTTAAATCCGTTAACTAACCTGACCAGATCGTTAAATACTTTCTCATCCGCCGCTCTTTCCATTAAGACATGTTCAGCACCGAACATTTCCGGAACTTCGGTTAGGATGGTGGTACCGCCATGTTCAATTAACATGTCTGAAAAAGCCCCAACTAAAGGATTTGCGGTTATTCCAGAAAAACCATCTGATCCCCCGCATTTTAATCCAACCTTTAACTTGGATATTGGAACATCCTGTCGTTTGTATGTCGCTGCCTTTTCAACTAATTCTCCTATCAACTGAAGGCCTTCCTCAATTTCATCACCGGCTTCTTGTGCGAATAAGAATTTAACTCTATCAGGATCATAGTGACCAATAATTTCTTTAAAAGCTTTAATGTTATTATTCTCACATCCCAGTCCGATAACGAGAACTCCAGCCGCATTGGGATGATTGACAAAATCACCAAGTATCTTTTGGGTGTTTTGGAGGTCATCACCTAACTGTGAGCAACCGTAGGGATGCGGAAAATTATAAATACCGTCAATGCCATCAGAGGTATCATAAGTTGATTGTCCCATTTTGGCTAGAAGTTCAGCCGTTTTATTGATGCACCCAACAGTATTCACAATCCAGATTTCATTTCTAATACCCACCTCACCATTGTCCCGGATATACCCTTTAAACGTCCGGTTTTCAACGGGATTGTATGTGGCAGCTTTATCTGATGATGGTTGATACTCATAATCTAGTAAACCTTCAAGCTTTGTTTTCATGTTATGGCTAT from Tuberibacillus sp. Marseille-P3662 includes the following:
- a CDS encoding TetR/AcrR family transcriptional regulator, whose protein sequence is MKEKEKLIIEAAIKLFASKGFTATSVQEIVQESGMSKGAFYLYFKSKDALLFAIFTYYYERIQNKIQDIENKNLPSREKFQQQLTVYFHEMKEHKEFIIMQVREQAIPFNEDIAHFIKNIKANHYMFYKKNLLDIYGERVKPYLWDLTCILQGTFHSYLDLITLETVNIDLKYLSQFMLNRADDLLEGLLDTKERPVLSRNEMDELIRRSVDQVDQISVEKAIDQLKEKTNNEDLRVTIDVLEEEMKRKSPRMPVIKGMLTNLDSYPEAIELKKKMELYYHIDTE
- a CDS encoding glycoside hydrolase family 28 protein → MRKFFLLAMMSTFILGAIGGFPNGTKAETAQGWEKVPKILDSIESPTFPDQDFLVTDYGAVGNGETESTEAFKKAIQAAHDAGGGRVIVPEGTFLTGAIHLKSNVNLHVTKDATIKFSQNPDDYLPVVKTRFEGVELYNYSPFIYTNGVKNVAITGQGILDGQGDNNHWWPWKGQEEHGWDEGEPSQGKDRDRLFEMAENGVPVKQRVFGKGHYLRPNMIQFYNSNNILVRGVTIRNSPMWHIHPVLSENITIDNVSIIGHGPNNDGIDPESSQDVLIKDAFFNNGDDNIAIKSGRNADGRRIDVPSENIIIQGNHMKDGHGAVVMGSEITGGARNIYARNNLMDSPNLERALRIKTNSVRGGVIENIYLKDNVVKSVNEAVIKVNFLYEEGDAGHYTPVVRNIEVKNLQSHGGEYALLLKGYKRSPVSNIRIINSTLNNVDKPASISNVENLMLDNVRINGQLVTDLLTPETAAKIIGKTLPDGSYLHQAKVELTAMDDVSGIDHIEYRIGDNSDWTTYTEAFLISNEGTTDIEYRAVDQAGNVEAIKTKTVTVKPANLDHLTNIIETGDIDPKGIRQSMQARLSNASHALSMGKETEGYKKLKKLTQFIGKQPAHHIPVQVKEELTKVLNYIMEYKTM
- a CDS encoding M24 family metallopeptidase; protein product: MTSETDFKIGRLRSWLETSDYDALTLTSQASFSWLTGGRGHIGIASDQACAKFIITLDNTTLVTNNIESQRLIEEEIPWPCDIQTYNWFDPQGEQQLFDAFQFKNPVLESSVLSDIARLRQPLTAEEQERYKALGKDVGTIIERVCEDVKRGDAEFEVAAKLASLCIQSSIEPVTNLIAADERVFYYRHPLPTRQMIQKYALIVIGGRRHGLIASASRLVHFGKVPDNIKQKHRAVTNVDATFITGSRPGVKVADLFHEAAYAYNYFGFKDEWRWHHQGGLTGYVPREYRAHGQSTEVIGAHQAFAWNPSITGVKSEDTILVGTENNDFLTRTNQFPEIKIEMNGDRVYRPDILERHSC
- a CDS encoding TRAP transporter large permease, which encodes MGISILIGCFILLIMIRVPIALALIVSSLATGLYLDIDVAALMQRMVGGLNAFSLIAIPFFILAGEIMNEGGISRRLINFSNLIIGKIRGGLAMVNVLTSTFFGGISGSSVADTSSVGSVMIPMMKKKGYDTDYSVSVTVSSAAQGVIIPPSHNMIIYSMAAGGVSIGSLFIGGLLPGIILGLALMITTYIIAVKRNYPKEERVPAKEVPRIVSEGLMGLLTPIIIIGGIVSGVFTATESAAIAAVYAFIITFFVYRDVPLSHVKVILFRSVKTLSMVLFLIAASSPFGWLLAYLRVPAQITEGLVSFSDNPIVILLLINIILLMLGMIMDMAPLILIATPILLPVVTSLGMDPVHFGVLLMLNLSIGLITPPVGSALFVGSAIGKLQIEKLFKSLMPFYITMIIVLLIVTFVPQMVMFLPDLIVN
- a CDS encoding TRAP transporter small permease, which encodes MNLFLKVYHWLNRLVDVFAMILLAAMTMIISYQVFMRFIFNHTPYWSSETTLLLMVWFGFIGMSIGFRDHLHISVEVVYNKMNPIFRLFCDILIDLLIIGVGTLFVSEGLRFTALMGNSTMSATKLPSSYLYASIPTAGVLMILYGLILLVKQLIVLKMRKAGDS
- a CDS encoding TRAP transporter substrate-binding protein produces the protein MKKLSIFGLLILLAMSLIACSQSSSKASNSKNNGKEQMVLKLAENQPEDYPTTLGAKEFARLVKEKTDGRIKIKVYAGGQLGDEKSVIEQVQLGTIDLARVNATPLTEFSDSIGVLSMPFLFRSEEHKWKVFNGDIGQELLNSLKSSNMIGLAYYDSGARSFYNSQHPVKKPEDLKGLKIRVQQSEMAIDMVEALGASATPMAFEEVYSGIQTGVIDGAENNIPSYFTTGHYEVAKYYTINKHSSVPEIVIASSKLWDKLSDKDQQLIQEAAKESVKLQRKEWKKLVEASLKKIKANGNEMIKIDDTSAWREAVQSVYDKYGDQFGDMIEKIENVK
- the iolB gene encoding 5-deoxy-glucuronate isomerase is translated as MLQTNPSVFFKSSQEGFNGYQDIISSDFERLNYLALGKIALEKGKDYEGFTEEYETVLVILSGKASVTCQDHQWHNLGQRNGVFEGKATAVYLPCQADYAVEAEADVQIAVCKAKAEDQFEPFVVTPEDIVINHRGKDNWTREVHDIIPDNAEHRVQRIILGETYNHPGKWSSYPPHKHDRDQYPEEVKLEEVYHYQINPEQGFGVQLHYTDDGDIDDAYTVRHGDSFAIDRGYHPVAAAGGYQVYYLWFLGGESQRALRPFDDPEHKWLK
- a CDS encoding tagaturonate reductase, with amino-acid sequence MQQLNKQVAEHHDTFLEAYPEKIVQFGEGNFLRGFIDWMIHELNKQGLFQGRIAAIQPTPHGKVVPKLNQQNGLYTLVLRGVEDHKEVFRREIISAISRGINPYNHWEEVLDLAENPSIQFVFSNTTEAGLQYTKEPFTKGEAPLSYPGKLTAFLYHRYQVTDGARDAGLTIIPCELVNDNATILKQAVLKYSNDWELPAEFIDWLETCNDFCHTLVDRIVPGYPKDEADQMEKDMGYHDALLTVGEPYHLFAIEANDRIAQSLPFQKAGLNVHWADVTPFRHLKVRILNGAHTLMYAAAYQAGKDTVLEAMEDTNLNAFIKAGIYENILPVLNMNDHEKYAFADATVQRFHNPYNRHYLLDIGLHGVSKYKTRLLPTIQTWIQDHNQLPKTICFSLASIITLYRSNQIEDHHLIGRRDDGASYTIRDNASTLNFFKEVWQDYQFGTKDISDVVNAVLANEELWDMNLTTIDGLPRAVSEYVQSILENGMVKAIHQFLNPQ
- a CDS encoding UxaA family hydrolase, whose protein sequence is MTNSSQIRIHDDDSAFITLKAQSKGTTLVVGNSKITLKEDVPQGHKVALKPISKGEDIYKYGYPIGIATEAIGSGEWIHSHNMKTKLEGLLDYEYQPSSDKAATYNPVENRTFKGYIRDNGEVGIRNEIWIVNTVGCINKTAELLAKMGQSTYDTSDGIDGIYNFPHPYGCSQLGDDLQNTQKILGDFVNHPNAAGVLVIGLGCENNNIKAFKEIIGHYDPDRVKFLFAQEAGDEIEEGLQLIGELVEKAATYKRQDVPISKLKVGLKCGGSDGFSGITANPLVGAFSDMLIEHGGTTILTEVPEMFGAEHVLMERAADEKVFNDLVRLVNGFKEYFIKHDQEVYENPSPGNKDGGITTLEEKSLGCVQKGGFAKVEDIIPYGSRVSKNGLNIVQGPGNDLVSVSTLAAAGAHIVLFTTGRGTPYGGPVPTVKMSTNNQLYEKKKNWIDFNAGPLAEDIEMETIKRQFFDYIVDVASGKSLTKNEQNGFKEIAIFKDGVTL